The following proteins come from a genomic window of Nothobranchius furzeri strain GRZ-AD chromosome 1, NfurGRZ-RIMD1, whole genome shotgun sequence:
- the LOC139071456 gene encoding uncharacterized protein, which yields MWDYRDEPDDDGWTRVSRRRPGRRRSQQQPNRRHEQTDHRAFGDSSGCLQRRHPAQQPPRHRSYAEAVRAEPTDAWRPQTGERHVERNHRFQQGRRNRNDRGEQNRAPSRAHNQNHQNQTQRSNDPDFAAKVRVLNRLLKATHHLKNVADTNRNTPAIQRIATHLATVIKPAAPSSRTLTLIDGNARSWAYNTVTILKQHYEDEVQTEKETLKAYSGDFLAPLEIATKWIRRNLGNRFQTETLNEIQTYVLSGRMDEPAATPDRRGNTEDRRRPTAIPNPPPPTTQGGPAQRTTSPTPDRTTSATMTEPIATGWSPTASDVKPCPQPPARGASPITTAPPPTDIGSPPTA from the coding sequence ATGTGGGACTACAGGGATGAACCGGACGACGACGGATGGACCCGGGTCAGCCGCCGGAGGCCTGGACGGCGCCGCAGTCAACAACAGCCTAACCGCCGTCATGAACAAACTGACCATCGGGCCTTCGGAGACAGCTCCGGATGCCTCCAAAGACGACACCCTGCCCAACAGCCTCCGAGGCACCGCTCCTACGCGGAGGCGGTCAGGGCCGAACCAACGGACGCATGGAGACCACAGACGGGTGAACGCCACGTAGAGCGCAACCACCGGTTCCAACAAGGAAGACGGAACCGCAATGACAGAGGCGAACAGAACCGGGCACCATCCCGTGCCCACAACCAGAACCATCAGAACCAAACACAAAGATCCAACGACCCGGACTTTGCTGCGAAGGTTAGAGTTCTGAACAGGCTACTCAAAGCCACACATCACCTGAAAAATGTGGCGGACACCAACAGAAATACACCAGCAATTCAGCGCATAGCAACGCACCTAGCAACGGTGATTAAACCTGCAGCCCCAAGCAGCAGAACCCTAACACTCATAGATGGGAATGCAAGATCATGGGCCTATAACACGGTTACAATCCTGAAGCAACACTATGAAGACGAGGTGCAAACGGAGAAAGAAACTTTAAAAGCTTACAGCGGAGACTTCCTAGCTCCGCTGGAAATAGCCACCAAGTGGATCAGACGGAACCTGGGCAACCGTTTCCAAACTGAAACACTCAACGAGATCCAGACCTACGTGCTGTCTGGCCGGATGGATGAGCCTGCTGCGACACCCGACAGACGGGGGAACACGGAGGACCGAAGGAGACCCACGGCTATCCCCAACCCGCCCCCACCGACAACCCAGGGGGGTCCTGCCCAACGCACCACCTCGCCAACCCCGGACCGGACCACGTCCGCCACGATGACGGAGCCGATCGCCACAGGATGGTCGCCCACAGCGTCAGACGTGAAACCATGTCCACAACCGCCTGCACGGGGAGCGTCCCCGAtcacaaccgccccccccccaACCGACATCGGAAGCCCTCCCACAGCGTGA